The following proteins come from a genomic window of Bradysia coprophila strain Holo2 unplaced genomic scaffold, BU_Bcop_v1 contig_138, whole genome shotgun sequence:
- the LOC119074158 gene encoding chromobox protein homolog 5-like has translation MTTTTSEAHHSVNHHHSSGTDGETSKTVEQVIDRRLVNGAVEYYIKWKGFSSEYNTWENEHNLDDAVELMLQFDQDKANILRSKLECNSSEHDESSDDSFDSVVKRYKLQKERETVTEQGTANSCSEDGEEEKKAMGFCKFLMKWKDSEESDLVPVEQANIRCAEIVIQFYEARFPWNVTESTEKEEKFNRPPTTT, from the exons aGTGGGACAGATGGAGAAACTAGCAAGACGGTGGAACAAGTTATTGATCGGAGACTAGTCAATGGTGCAGTCGAGTATTACATAAAGTGGAAAGGATTCTCATCCGAGTACAACACTTGGGAAAACGAACACAATCTGGATGATGCAGTTGAACTGATGTTACAATTCGACCAGGATAAAGCCAACATTTTGCGAAGCAAATTGGAATGCAATTCAAGCGAACACGACGAAAGCTCCGATGATTCTTTTGATTCAGTCGTGAAACGCTACAAGCTGCAAAAGGAGCGGGAGACTGTCACCGAACAAGGCACTGCCAATTCATGTAGCGAAGATGGGGAGGAAGAGAAAAAGGCCATGGGATTC TGCAAATTCTTGATGAAATGGAAAGACTCTGAGGAAAGCGATCTTGTACCGGTGGAACAAGCAAACATCAGATGTGCAGAAATTGTGATACAATTCTATGAAGCACGATTCCCTTGGAACGTAACTGAGTCTACcgaaaaggaagaaaaattcaaccgaCCACCGACGACAacgtaa